The Arachis ipaensis cultivar K30076 chromosome B10, Araip1.1, whole genome shotgun sequence DNA window TTTGAAATTTTGTAAGAAAGTTGTGAATTTTTTATCTATAAATTGTCTACCATTATCAGTTATAATAGACTGATGGATACCAAATCTGCAGAGTATGTTTCTCTATATAAAAGATATCattttttaaagttatttttgctaatggtattgcctctatccattttgtaaaataatcaatagcaaaaattaaaaatataacctGCTCTAGTGCTGGTGGGAAAGGTCCGAGGATGTCCAGCCCCCACTTATTGAACGGCCAGCTTACCTCTGATGAATGCAACTGCTCGGTTGGGTTATGGATGACCGGTGCATGACGTTGGCAGTGGTCACAATGTTGAACTTTATGCATGCAATCTTGTTGCAAAGTTGGCCAGTTGTAGCCTGCTCGGAGGATCTTAGAAGCTAAACTTCGTCCTCCTATATGCGTTCCACAGACACCTTTGTGTACCTCGTCCATGGCTAACTTGGCATCCGTTGTATCCAGGCATTTTAGAAGAGGTATTGTGAAACCTCGCTTGTATAGTTCGGAGCCGAGTAGTGTGTACAAACTTGCTCTTCTTTTgaattttctcttattttaaaTGTCGTCGGGTATTTGTCCTGTTTGTAGTTAGTGTACGAAAAGTTTTCGCCGGTCTTCTTCCTGTGAAATACTCAAAATTGCTGTTAGCATAACACTAGATTCATCAAGTGTTAGTTGAGATAAGGTCGGAGTTTTAGTTTGACTTCTAGTTGTTGCCAATTTCGAAAGAATATCAGCTCTATCATTTTGTTCTCGAAGTATATGGGAAATATTGAAATTTCAGAAACCACGAATAAGGTTATTGACAAtaacattatatttttctaaCAATGGATCTTTTACTTGGAAGTTACTTGTTACCTGTTGCACCACGAGTAGGGAATCGCATTTGACGCTTAGTTGTGTTATGCCCACTGTGTGGGCCAGCCTTAGTCCTACTATTAGGGCCTCGTATTCTGCCTGTTTATTACTTGCATGGAAGATAAATTGCAGGGATTGCTCTAGAGCTATCCCTTGTTCGTCTTCAAGAAGAATTCCAGCTCCAGAACCCTTGTTGTTCGAAGCCCCATCGACGTATAGCGTCCAATTGGTTATGATTGGACTGGATTTGTCTACCGTCAGCTCTGCAATGAAATCAGCCAGCGCTTGAGATTTTATGACTCCTCGTGATTGGTACTGGATGTCATACTTAGATAGTTCGATTGACCATTTGATGAGTCTTCCAGCAAGCTCGGATTTTGCCCGAACTTGACGGAGGGGCTGTTCTGTTTTTACTATAATGGTATGACTCTGAAAATAGTACCGCAAATGTCTGGCCGTTGTTATTAAGGCCAAGGCGAGTTTTTCTAGTCTCGGGTATCTGACTTTAGCTTGTTGGAGGGACTTGCTAACGAAGTATACTGGATGTTGTTGTTTTCCTGTTTCTGTTACCAAGACAGAACTGATAGCATGATTAGTAACAGATAAATAGAGGTATAGCGGTTTACCCAATTCCGGTTTGTGAAGCATAGGTGGTTTTGATAGTATGGTTTTGAGCTCGATGAAGGATTTTTCGCATTCCTCAAACCATTTAAAATTTTCCTGTTTCCTTAGCGCCTTGAAGAAGTGATGCGATCGGTGAGCTATACAAGGCAAAAATCGAGACAATGCTACTAGTCGACCAGTAAGTTGTTGAACCTCTTTGACCGTCCTTGGGCTTCTCATGTTCAGTATCGCTTGGCATTTTTCAAGGTTGGCTTCAATACCTCGGTAGGTGAGCATGAAACCGAGGATCCTTGTACTCCGAAAGCGCATTTTTCGAGATTGAGTTTCATGTTGTACGTTTGAAGTTGTTGAAATATCTCCTTTAAGTCTTTAATGTGGTTTGTCGCATGCAGTGTTTTTGCCACCATGTCGTCAACATAGACTTTTATATTTCGGACAATTtggtttgaaaagattttatcCATGAGTCTTTGATATGTTCCACCTGCATTTTTTAGTCCGAACAGCATAACCTTATAGCAAAAATTTTCATTGTCAGTAATAAAAGCAGTCTTATTCTGGTCAGCTGAATACATTAGTATTTGGTTGTATCCAGAATAAGCATCCATAAATCTTAAACATTGAAATATGGAAGAGCTGTCAACTAGTTTATTGATGCATGGTAGGGGATATGCATCCTTTGGACAGGCCTTGTTAAGGTCTGTATAGTCCACATACATCCTCCACTTACCGTTGTTCCTTTTTACCTTTACCACGTTGGCTAACCAGGTAGTGTATCTGAGCTCTTTTATGAATCCAGCGTTGAAAAGCTTTTGGGTTTCTTCCAGAGAGGCTTCCCTTTTGTCTGTGCCAAGGTGTCTTTCTTTCTAAGCTATAGGTCGGATCAATGAATTGATTTCCAGCTTGTGGCAGATGACGTTAGGATCTATTCCCGGCATGTCTGCTGAAGTCCATGCGAATAGGTCAATGTTTTGTCTTAATAGCTCAGCCAATTGTTCTCGCTCTCCGTTCTTCAACGCGTTGCCGAGGTATGTATATTTACCCTCCTCGGCTGTTAGTTAAACCTTTGTGAGGTCATCTGTCGGCATCGGTCACTCTTGGTGGTTGGTCCGAGGATCTAGGTTGGCTACTGGGGTAATTGTTCTGAGTTGTATACTGCTTGGACGTATTGTTGTTCAGGTTGTCTTGAATATTCATTTTTTAGGCTGGCATTATAGCACTTCTTGGCCTCTCTTTGATCTCGATGAATTATCACTACTTTGTTATCCTGCGAAAGAAACTTAACACACAAATGCACAGTAGAAATAATAGCattgaaagcattcaatgagggtcttcctagaattatattGTAAGGACTTTTGCAATCAATGACTAAGTATTGTATGTCTATGGTTTTACAGTCAGGGTAATTGCCAAGTGTAGTTTGTAACCAGATATAACCTCGGATAGGAACTCGCTCACTTGAGAAACCTACCAGTTTCCCGGATGATGGTTGGACGGCTTTGTCACTTAGCTTCATTTTCTGAAATGTTGAGTAGAATAGTACATATGCACTACTCACTGGGTCCATTAGGACTTTCTTTACCAACGGCTCTCTAACTTGTGCAGAGATGGCCACTGGGTCGTCAAGGTTGCGATCGCTTGCCTTGTAGTCCTTGGGGAGGAATGAGATCCTTGGTTTGTCTGGGTTGATGGATTGAGACGAACTTGATCCCGTCACTGACATCATAGTCCGGTAGGATCTCTTCCTAGCCGAGTTGGTGCATCCTCCGCCTGCAAAATCACCAGAAACGGAATTTATTACTCTACGAGGTGGATTAATATCTTCGTCTACCTTTTTTCCCTTTATCTTGGGGATTGTCAGTCGTTTTGGAATGTTGGCCGAGGTTTTCTGTATTTCGCTTTCTTCCTCGGGTATCAATATACTTGTCTAATAGGCCTTGGCGGGCCAACCTTTCGAGAAGGTCCTTTGCTATAACGCAGTCATCTGTTATGTGTCTGTATTTCTGATGGAAAGTGCAG harbors:
- the LOC107620021 gene encoding uncharacterized protein LOC107620021, whose amino-acid sequence is MMFMNKESDPILCRTFPTFLDGAALIWFSNLPEGSISNFDELANKFVNHFAASKIYVHNSNYLSTIKQGPHESLKDYITKSPPSRLKKQPPSWEIPRPYYTPLNTKREDIIKDILHSKLIKPPNRAGTYQDQRYVDKSKYCTFHQKYRHITDDCVIAKDLLERLARQGLLDKYIDTRGRKRNTENLGQHSKTTDNPQDKGKKGGGCTNSARKRSYRTMMSVTGSSSSQSINPDKPRISFLPKDYKASDRNLDDPVAISAQVREPLVKKVLMDPVSSAYVLFYSTFQKMKLSDKAVQPSSGKLVGFSSERVPIRGYIWLQTTLGNYPDCKTIDIQYLVIDCKSPYNIILGRPSLNAFNAIISTVHLCVKFLSQDNKVVIIHRDQREAKKCYNASLKNEYSRQPEQQYVQAVYNSEQLPQ